AAGGAATCCTGCCTGTGTAATGAAGCTCCCTAAACCCCAAAGGACGGATTTGAAGTGTCCGGGTTGGTGACCCCCTGGACGCAGGCACTGGGAGTCTGGGGCACCTGGGCGGCACGAAGCCCCTCCTCCAGCCTAGCCCAGCCCATCTCTTCTCTGGCTTTTCCGAGTTACATCCTTTCTTAATAAACCCAGGAATCTCGTCAGTTTCCTGAGTTCACTGGTCACACCAGTTTAGCCGGTTTCCTGAAACCTTGCGCTACTCAAGCAAATTAATAGAAACCAAGAACAGGGGTCCTTGGAGCCCCAGATGTATATCCTgtgggtcagaagcacaggtgaggAATTGGTGTCTGACGTGGGGGCCGGGGGAGTCTCCTAGGACTGAGCCCTTACTCTCGCCGTCTGCAGGCTGTCGTTCAGCGGCTCAGATGGTGCCAGAACTGAGTGGAACCACGGGACCCCAGCTGGTGCTGGGGAGGGCTGGTGGAGGACGCTCCCCAGCCCAGGAGCTGGGAcagctctccctgcccccagcgaCGTTCCTACCTTTTATTACAGCAGCTGCATTTTCCCACGCCGGGTTTCCAGGCAGGCCTTCCTATGGCTTCTTGGTTTTATATCATATTGCTATCTCTTCTTTATCTGCTTTGATACatttaacataattattttaaatctttggCCAATCCACTTTAATAATTTTGATTCGGATACACTATTGTCTGTTTCAGGGTATTGACCAGCTCATCCTTTTGTgtgaattttaaaaggcaaaactcTTTTTCAAGTAAATCTTGTCATATCAGTATATTACTTATTTATCAACAATTACTATAACAAAATCAATTTGTATAATTGTACACTTGTTAAGcatgaaataatacaaatttaaattttaatcacaATAATTAGAAACTCCATGCCActagatttataaaaatataaaataaatattaaaatatttcttgaaatacGCTTTGCTTTGGCtgagaaaatgttttaagtgCATTTCATTACTTCCTGGCTTCAATATTGCATCTTACAAAATGGCACTTGATTTGAAAGTTTTTATGACGCTGTGGATCACAAgcaattttaagtaaattttgaGAAGCTACACTTTCCACTAGCAAATGATAGCTGTATATGTCCCGAGAGATTCAAAATCATCGAGATATATCCAATAAATCACTGCTGCAAATAGGTCACAGTACTTTAATGGGAGTCATCCGATCTTAGAAAACAGCCTGAAACTTTTAGATTCCCATCCGCAGCTTGCCCTCtccctcccgccccccaccccagtcagTGTCATCCTCCATGTTCAGACACACTTTCTGAGCTGGTGGAATGTCAATTCATCCAGTTTCCAGATTTCATAAGTCATCTGGAAAACTGTAAAGGCcataaaattatttcagtatcTCAAAACCTTATTTCATAATTATCATTGCTTCtaacatagaaaaaaattgatttttaaattttcttatgttTCAGAGATGGGCTGAATATAGGTAGAaagagcattcctttttctttttccattgttttctttgttggCACATTTGGCATGAAATGTCAAGAGATCTCATTCTCTTTATTTCAATATTGATAGTATCATTTTGTAAACATGATCACTTTCCTTTCATTGAAATAATTTCTTGTCCATTCAATGATTTTCAGTGCATTAAAGTTTGGTTCCTGCATCACTTTGCtataacattaattttatttagaatattatgCCAGATCAGTAGAGAACAAACGAGAATGAGTAGAAAGGTATGATTTTGACTTGTGTTACGGAGTCTTCGTTTTCACTAATATCAATAAATTCCAAAGGAATGGTGGACCCTGCTTCCAAGAAGCATCGAATGACACGCCCTGCGGTTATCTCCTGTCTCAACACATCGCCCGCCTGCCTCCTCACTGCACGGGGCAGCCCACGTCCACATGGCCCTGAAGCTGGGGAACAGCACCCTTGATTCCTCCTGAACTATGATCAGTTGGTGGGTCTTTGCACTCTGGCCTTTCCTAGCTTGACATCCCATCCGCTGGAGGCTCTGAGTCTCTAAGTCAAGAGTCTGCCAGATTTAAGCATTAACCGAGGTGTGAATTCACTTACAGACCAGGAGGAGCAGACTCCCCAGCGACTCCTCACTCTGCGATGTCCTGTCACGCACTCAGCGGTGCGTTTCCTGCCCTCTCCCCGCTGGAGGGCAtgagcccccctccccaccccccacacccccgccAGGCAGTTTACAAGGACGTGCCCCCGGGTGCCATTCCTAAAGGGATGACCTTCCTGAAGTTTTGACCTGTAGCGACCAGGCGTCTACAGTGAGGCGTCTGCTCCCCATAGCACCTGGGTTCCCAGGGATGCATTTCAGCGACCTTCTGAGCCCTGGAGGGGAGTTTCCAGCTGGGCTCCATCTGCTTTGTTCTCCAAGGTCAGTGAAACCCCAGACGCTGGTCCCGACGTGAGGTTGCTCTTTGTTTACCACGGAGACAGTGAAATGGTCTCTCCACTTTCGTCACCCCAGAATGGAGACACCGAACGCCGGACTTAGATTTCACTTTGAAGCCTGTGCCCTTGAAGGCTGACGCCCACTGGTATCCGATGGTGCTGATAAGGCTGCCGTTTCTGAGCTGGACGTTCACCCAGGCTCCTGGTGGCGCCAGGGGACAAGCAGCCACGCCACTGAGAAGGTCTTCACTCCGTCACTGCTACAGGTAAGACCACCAGAGCTCCTCCCTGTAAGACCAAAGGCCTGGGGCTTGCACAGGCTTTACAGTGTTGCTTTGTTTAACTTTTgcagtgctgtgttggtttccGCCATTCAACAATGGCCATAATTATACAAatgtgccctccctcttgagtccccctccttccccccaccccacccgacatggtcatcacagagccccaggctgggcGCCCTGTGCTCACAGCAGCTTCTCACCGCTCTCCATTTCGCACACAGCAGTCTCTCTGCGATGGTCTGCACTGTTGCATGTTGCTGTGTCAGGcaaaaaaaagcagagagaccAAATCTCACGGAGCCCTTACATGCCAGGCAATTTCTGAATGTTTTACAGATATTAACTCAATTAATCCTCACACTCCTCCTTAAGTtctattattacccccattttaggCAAAGAGAGATTAAGTAGCCTCAGATCACATAGCAGGAAAGTGACACAGTTTGGACCCCAAAAGTCAGAATCTCTATGCTTAGCCATGGCATAATACCTTTTCTGCCAATTTTCACTTTGGCCAATTGCATGAGAGGTAAGGCTGttttgaaggggcttccctggtggctcagtggtaaagaatctgcctgccaatgtaggagatgcaggagatgtgggttcgatccctgggttgggaagatcccctggagaagacaatggcaacccactccagtattcttgcctagaaaattccatggacagaggagcctggcggcctgcagtccatggggtaacaaagaacTGAGCGCGtgtgcatgaacacacacacacactgttttgaaagatattaaagttaaataaatgtaAGGGAATCATTTATAATGATTTGCTAATCAATTTATTCAACAGGTTTCTGGCTGTGGAAAAGCCTGGTTCCTCTTTGCTTAGTGGTGCCACCTCCCAGAGTGTTGATCTGCTTTGGCCTCAGagtcctcctctgtaaaatgggaagactGGTTCCTGCCTTGCAGAATTAAGCACACTACTGAATACACAGCAGAAAACCAGCATTGTGAAAAAACAGCTTGTCCTCAGCCAGCAGGCTCTCATGGTAGAGTTGGGGCTTGGTGGGGGagtagttcaattcagttcagtcgctctgtcgtatccgactctttgcgaccccatggattgcagcactccaggcctccctgtccatcaccaattcctggagcttgctcaaactcatgtccattgagttggtgatgccattcaaccatctcatcctctgtcgtccccttctcctccagccttcaatctttccattagggtcttttccaatgagtcagttcttcccatcaggtggccaaagtatggaagtttcagcttcagcatcagtccttccaatgaatattcaagattgatttcctttaggattgactggttggatctccttgcagcccaagggactctcaagagtcttctccagcttcacagttcaaaagcatcaattcttcagcgctcagctttctttataatccaattctcacctccatacatgactattgggaaaaccacagctttgactagatggactttgttggcaaagtaatgtctctgctttttaatatgctaagttggtcatagcttttcttccacggagcaagcgtctttgaatttcatggctgcagtcaccatcagcagtgattctggagcccccaaaaataagtctgtcactgtttccattgtttccccacctatttgccatgaagtgatgggaccagattgcatgatcttagttttctgaatgctgagttttaagccagatttttcactctcctctttcactttcttcaagaggctcttcagttcctcttagctttctgccataagggtggtgtcatctgcatatctgaggttattgatatttctcccagcaatcttgattccagcttgtgcttcatcgagccaggcatttcccatgatgtactctgcacagaagttaaataagcaaagtgacaatatacagccttgacgtactccttttcctatttggaaccagtctgttgtttcatgtccagttctaactgttgcttcttgacctgcacacagatttctcaggaggcaggtaaggtggtctggtcttcccatctctttaagaattctccagtttgttgtgatccacacagtcaaaggctttagcatagtccatgaagcaaaaatagaagtttttattgaattttcttaCTGTAATTCAacggacattggcaatttgatctctggttcctctgccttttctaaatccagcttgaacatctggaagttctccattcacatactgttgaagcctagacaaacaacaccaccaccaacaaaaatcaCACTGCAAATGAATCTGTGGCATACATAACCCAGATCTGAAGTGAGCACTGGCAGAGTCCCAGGGAAGCCGAAATCTTCACCCCAGTGGGCGGTCTTCCTGTGGCCCTGAGGCTGAACAAACAGCCATGAGGTGCCAGCCACTCCTCCAGGTGTTCGAGTTTCAACAGCAAACAGAAATACCCCTACCTGGTGGAGCTTACACTCTAAATGGGGGACTCCGTCAAAATGAGAGTAAGTAACTGAAATACTAGAAGCCCACACGAGCTGTGTAGAGAGGCCAGGCTGGGACCTGGTGATGCTGGGGTTCGGGGTGCACACTCGCAGGGCCCTCAGCTGCTTCTCTCCGGATCACGACCCCTCCCCCCCACTTTCCTGCGGGCCCTAGAGCGGTGCCCAGAGCACGGAGCCGCGCGCATCCCGGGCGGTGGCACCCCGCCTCGAGCGTCCCCCGAGGGAGCCAAGCTCCCCGGACCTCCTCCGCGCGGCTCCGCGGTCTCCGCTGCCCCTCCAGTACCAGCCGAGGTCAGGCGGAACCTTTCCACTGGGCCCCTCGGTGGGCCTGGGCCCGTGTGACCCCGGGAGAGGGGCACCAAAGACCTCCGACCCCGTGCAGCTGCAACCCTGGGAAAGGGCAACAAAGGGGGCTGGGACTGGGCAACCTCAGGGAGGTGGGCGGAGTGGGCCGGCGGGGGCGGGGTCTGCGGAGGAGaaggcgggcggggcgggggcgcctGCCCCTCCCgagcccaggcccctcccccaagGTCGCCCCCAACCGCCGTTTCCCGCGGGTTCCACCCTGACTTCAACCCAGCTGCGGCCAAGTTCACGCTGCCGCCAGGACCCGGACCTGGACTCCCGCCCCGACCCTCGGCCCCCCGACCCGGACCCAGATCCAGACCCGGACCCGGACCCAGACCCTGACCCCGACCCGGACCCGGACCCGGACCCGGACCCGAACCCTGACCCCCACCCGGACCCAGACCCGAACCCGAACCCTGATCCGGATCCGGACCCAGACCCCCACCCAGACCCCGACCCGGACCCTTGAGCCGTGCCTGGACCCGGACTCCCATCCCTACAGGTGAGCGTGCCAGGGAGCGAGAGGCGCCCCTTCCTGCGCCCTGGCCTGGACCTGGTCGATGGCTGTCGCCTCCGCTGCGACTAGCTGGGTCCAGAGCCGAAGCCTCGGGACTGCCCCGGGGCCTGCTGTAGAGGCGGATTGGGCCGGCTCTGCTGTGGAGACCGGGTCGGGCCGGGCTTGCTGTAGGGGCCGGGTTGGTCTGGCTCTGCTGTATGGACCACGTCCGTCCGGCTCTGATGTAGAGGCGGCTCGGGCCGGTTCCTCGCACAGAGTGCGCCACCTGCCCTGCGTCCTTCGGGAGGagcccccggcccccgcccggcTCCCCAATCTCCACTCCCCTGCTGTCTCCTCTCAGCCCAGCCTCTGCTCCGTCCCCAGTACCCCGGCCCCCACCCTCCATCCAGAGGTGGCCTGAAATGCGGGTTCTCGGAGCCTGCTCCTGAGGGCTAGACTCTGAAAGGGCAGAGATCGTCCTGCAGAAGGGGCACCCAGGTTCTAGGCAGAGTTTCCTGTCTCTTGTTGCCCCGGGAAGCATGTAGAGGGAAACGCGGGGTGCGTGGTACCTGCAGGCCAGGAGGTCGGGTGGTCTTGGAGGTTTGTGCATGGGTGCTGGGTG
The nucleotide sequence above comes from Bubalus bubalis isolate 160015118507 breed Murrah chromosome 10, NDDB_SH_1, whole genome shotgun sequence. Encoded proteins:
- the LOC102406608 gene encoding serine/arginine repetitive matrix protein 1, whose amino-acid sequence is MSRRVSTDDSRSRKNRVRLRQRLLPQPCRHPAQPRARNEATERQPRGPRSAEPHPSQRAAGASVPCVTRILGAGKPLEVQEEGARPGHGKRGRLGEPPLVNRQLAPTATPHPQETWQVEAGTVARGPQTTSCTPALTSAHRPQSLPAPRRLPGPERERGSGQPGEPRSPPLGDLLPESFCSLAHCQHPAPMHKPPRPPDLLACRYHAPRVSLYMLPGATRDRKLCLEPGCPFCRTISALSESSPQEQAPRTRISGHLWMEGGGRGTGDGAEAGLRGDSRGVEIGEPGGGRGLLPKDAGQVAHSVRGTGPSRLYIRAGRTWSIQQSQTNPAPTASPARPGLHSRAGPIRLYSRPRGSPEASALDPASRSGGDSHRPGPGQGAGRGASRSLARSPTPPPPAHSAHLPEVAQSQPPLLPFPRVAAARGRRSLVPLSRGHTGPGPPRGPVERFRLTSAATCNSADHRRETAVCEMESGEKLL